From Arthrobacter sp. FW306-2-2C-D06B, a single genomic window includes:
- a CDS encoding glycoside hydrolase family 13 protein yields MSSTVTMATHFDSERAERMADPNWWRQAAVYQIYPRSFSDANGDGLGDIKGITAKVPYLKSLGIDAVWLSPFYPSALADGGYDVDDYRNVDPKLGTLADFDEMAAALHAAGIKLIADIVPNHSSDRHEWFKEALASPKGSAARERYIFRDGLGENGELPPADWDSIFGGPAWERITEPDGTPGQWYMHIFTKEQPDFNWENPEVREDFLKTLRFWSDRGVDGFRIDVAHALTKDLPEVLPSKTELPKEGENALGAHPFWDRDEVHEIYAEWRKVFNEYNPPRTAVAEAWVHADRRARYASPEGLGQAFNFDLLQADFDAAQFRTIITKNLSEAAASGASSTWVFSNHDVVRHATRYGLPAGSGRDGLGQDGKQWLLDGGSAADVDAELGLRRARAASLLMFALPGSAYLYQGEELGLQEVGDIVAGQRQDPAFFRNPGVDVGRDGCRVPLPWTSEGSSFGFGDGHAHLPQPEWFAGYAVEAQDNVPGSTLELYRKALELRSELRSAEDLEWIPSSNESVLHFARPNGWQSVTNFGTEPVALPEGTVVVSSAPLEGGKLPANTTAWIV; encoded by the coding sequence TTGTCCTCCACCGTCACCATGGCAACCCACTTCGACTCCGAGCGCGCCGAGCGCATGGCCGATCCGAACTGGTGGCGCCAAGCGGCTGTCTACCAGATCTACCCTCGCAGCTTTTCCGATGCGAACGGCGACGGCCTGGGCGACATAAAGGGCATTACCGCCAAGGTTCCGTACCTGAAGTCCCTCGGCATTGACGCCGTCTGGTTGAGCCCGTTCTACCCCTCGGCCCTTGCTGACGGTGGCTACGACGTCGACGACTACCGCAACGTGGACCCCAAGCTGGGCACCCTGGCCGACTTCGATGAGATGGCGGCCGCCCTGCACGCCGCAGGCATCAAGTTGATCGCGGATATCGTCCCGAACCACTCCTCGGACCGGCATGAATGGTTCAAGGAGGCGCTGGCGTCCCCGAAGGGCTCGGCAGCCCGTGAGCGCTACATCTTCCGCGACGGCCTGGGCGAAAACGGCGAACTGCCCCCGGCCGACTGGGACTCGATCTTCGGCGGCCCGGCCTGGGAGCGCATCACCGAACCGGATGGCACCCCCGGACAGTGGTACATGCACATCTTCACCAAAGAACAGCCGGACTTCAACTGGGAGAACCCCGAGGTCCGCGAGGACTTCCTGAAGACCCTGCGCTTCTGGTCCGACCGTGGCGTGGACGGCTTCCGCATCGACGTTGCCCATGCCCTCACGAAGGACCTGCCGGAGGTTCTGCCCTCCAAGACCGAGCTGCCCAAGGAAGGCGAAAACGCTTTGGGAGCCCACCCGTTCTGGGACCGCGACGAGGTTCACGAGATCTACGCCGAGTGGCGCAAGGTCTTCAACGAGTACAACCCGCCCCGGACGGCCGTCGCGGAAGCGTGGGTCCACGCGGACCGCCGCGCCCGCTACGCCAGCCCCGAGGGACTGGGCCAGGCTTTCAACTTCGACCTCCTCCAGGCCGATTTCGATGCCGCGCAGTTCCGCACGATCATCACCAAGAACCTGAGCGAGGCCGCGGCCTCCGGTGCTTCCTCGACCTGGGTCTTCTCCAACCACGACGTCGTCCGGCACGCCACGCGCTACGGCTTGCCCGCGGGTAGCGGCCGTGACGGCCTGGGCCAGGACGGCAAGCAATGGCTCCTCGACGGCGGTTCGGCCGCCGACGTCGACGCCGAGCTCGGCTTGCGCCGTGCCCGCGCCGCGTCGCTGCTGATGTTCGCCCTGCCGGGTTCCGCGTACCTGTACCAGGGCGAAGAGCTTGGGCTGCAGGAAGTCGGCGACATTGTGGCCGGGCAGCGCCAGGACCCGGCGTTCTTCCGTAACCCTGGAGTCGACGTCGGCCGCGACGGTTGCCGTGTCCCGCTGCCATGGACCAGTGAAGGTTCGTCGTTCGGTTTCGGCGATGGACATGCCCACTTGCCGCAGCCTGAATGGTTTGCCGGCTACGCCGTGGAGGCGCAGGACAACGTTCCGGGCTCCACCCTGGAGCTGTACCGCAAGGCCCTGGAATTGCGTTCGGAACTGCGGTCGGCCGAGGACCTTGAATGGATCCCCTCGAGCAATGAGTCGGTGCTGCACTTCGCGCGGCCCAACGGCTGGCAGTCGGTGACGAACTTCGGAACCGAGCCGGTGGCACTTCCGGAAGGCACCGTCGTCGTGAGCAGCGCACCGCTCGAGGGCGGCAAGCTCCCGGCAAACACGACCGCCTGGATCGTCTAG
- a CDS encoding aldo/keto reductase, with product MTAKSKIASGRLIYGCMGLGGPWEGSEYGAAEIEQAAAAIEAAMGIGIDLFDHADIYRSGKSEAVFGEVLARTSGLREKIQLQTKCGIRLGQPGVDGHYDLSKDAILERVNGSLERLRTDYVDVLLLHRPDPLMEPAEVASAVGQLMAEGKVRQLGVSNMSGAQIAFLQDQLEVPIVANQLEMSLHRRAWLESTVLVNHDDALGYSFPHGTLECCVGQGIELQAYGSLAQGRYTGSTPVFPTAADTATAALVAQLAEAKGVTPEAVLLGWLMKHPARISPVLGSSNPARILACADAAAVAAAMTRTEWYGLWVAARGSKLP from the coding sequence ATGACTGCAAAGAGCAAAATCGCGTCCGGCCGGCTCATCTATGGCTGCATGGGTCTCGGAGGCCCTTGGGAGGGCAGCGAATACGGTGCTGCCGAAATCGAGCAGGCCGCGGCCGCGATCGAAGCCGCCATGGGCATCGGGATCGACTTGTTCGACCACGCCGACATCTACCGCAGCGGCAAGTCCGAGGCAGTCTTCGGTGAAGTCCTGGCCAGGACGTCAGGGCTGCGGGAGAAAATCCAGCTCCAGACCAAATGCGGAATCCGGCTCGGCCAGCCTGGTGTCGACGGACATTACGACCTCAGCAAGGACGCCATCCTGGAACGGGTCAATGGAAGCCTGGAACGGTTGCGGACCGACTACGTCGACGTGCTTCTGCTTCATCGCCCCGACCCCTTGATGGAACCCGCAGAGGTGGCCTCCGCCGTCGGGCAGCTTATGGCGGAAGGCAAGGTGCGGCAATTGGGCGTGTCCAACATGTCCGGCGCGCAGATCGCCTTCCTGCAGGACCAGCTGGAGGTGCCGATCGTGGCCAACCAACTGGAAATGAGCCTGCACCGACGGGCCTGGCTTGAGAGCACGGTCCTGGTCAACCACGACGACGCCCTCGGCTACAGTTTCCCGCACGGCACTTTGGAATGCTGCGTCGGCCAGGGGATTGAGCTGCAGGCATATGGTTCCCTCGCGCAGGGCCGGTACACGGGCTCGACGCCGGTTTTCCCGACCGCCGCGGACACCGCGACAGCCGCTCTTGTCGCCCAGCTCGCGGAAGCAAAGGGTGTCACGCCTGAGGCCGTGTTGTTGGGGTGGCTCATGAAGCATCCGGCACGTATTTCCCCGGTGCTGGGCAGTTCCAACCCGGCGCGGATCCTTGCTTGCGCGGATGCTGCCGCAGTTGCCGCAGCCATGACGCGGACCGAGTGGTACGGCCTGTGGGTGGCCGCGCGGGGCAGCAAGCTCCCCTAA